The Lactuca sativa cultivar Salinas chromosome 2, Lsat_Salinas_v11, whole genome shotgun sequence genome includes a window with the following:
- the LOC111894232 gene encoding mitogen-activated protein kinase kinase kinase 3 translates to MKSKFIEKNMPAWFGRKSTKNKDNQQRNQDQTHQENPFYSNNYHTLSNKPSSIKNDNDKKHKTSFDDAVLARGSPHASREFSPSSSSTPLAGAGTGINGSSSGFLGFDSDRVAHPLPQPSISPTTSLGMVDPNGSGSESSSGGSSVSSADEHNFDHAQLGFFRGYGEAKFSPQSRSPTPGSRVGTTTTSPLHPRFASASLDSPNKKLEDGKSEYHPLPLPPPGSPTSPTSALSSIKTCSSPTSPSSVLSNMKTLSVVENSNSHSQPSKWKKGRLLGRGTFGHVYLGFNSESGQMCAIKEVKVVVDDQSSKECLKQLNQEITLLSHLSHPNIVQYYGSELGEETLSVYLEYVSGGSIHKLLQEYGPFREPVIQNYTRQVLCGLAYLHGRNTVHRDIKGANILVDPNGEIKLADFGMAKHITNCTSMLSFKGSPYWMAPEVVMNTNGYNLAVDIWSLGCTILEMATSKPPWGQYEGVAAIFKIGNSKDMPEIPDHLSNDAKSFIKQCLQRDPCLRPPASKLLDHPFVRDQATSRVANVNLTKEAFPFTFDGSRTPTASEMHSNRTIMNSFDGHVGTTSRGAMLSPRRNTRMNTSLPVSPTSSPLRQYGSPYKSCYVSPPHPSYTTIRQNNSNYNNFNDILAVQSRPNAKTTWYETQTPQPKPQTPTRSPRSRLI, encoded by the exons atgaagtcaaaattcaTCGAAAAAAACATGCCTGCTTGGTTTGGCAGAAAATCCACCAAGAACAAGGACAATCAGCAGCGGAATCAAGACCAAACTCATCAGGAAAACCCATTTTACAGCAATAATTATCATACTTTGAGCAACAAGCCGTCATCCATCAAGAATGATAACGATAAGAAGCACAAAACGAGCTTTGACGATGCTGTATTGGCTCGCGGCTCGCCCCATGCCAGCCGAGAGttctctccttcttcttcctctaCTCCGTTGGCCGGAGCCGGAACCGGAATAAACGGGTCGTCGTCTGGGTTTTTGGGGTTTGATTCGGATCGGGTAGCACATCCTCTACCTCAGCCGTCTATATCCCCAACGACTTCGCTTGGAATGGTGGATCCTAATGGTTCCGGGTCGGAGTCCTCCAGTGGCGGCTCTTCTGTGTCTTCTGCTGATGAACATAATTTTGATCATGCGCAATTGGGGTTTTTCAG AGGGTATGGGGAGGCGAAATTTAGCCCTCAATCAAGAAGTCCTACTCCAGGATCAAGAGTGGGGACCACAACCACATCACCACTTCATCCACGGTTTGCTAGTGCAAGTCTAGACTCGCCTAATAAAAAATTAGAAGATGGAAAAAGTGAATATCATCCACTTCCCCTTCCGCCACCTGGCTCACCTACAAGCCCTACTTCTGCTTTATCAAGTATCAAGACTTGTAGTTCTCCTACTAGTCCTTCTTCTGTTTTATCCAATATGAAAACTCTTAGTGTTGTGGAAAATTCAAATTCTCATTCTCAACCTTCTAAGTGGAAGAAAGGAAGATTGTTGGGAAGAGGTACTTTTGGACATGTTTACCTCGGATTCAACAG TGAGAGTGGGCAAATGTGTGCAATAAAAGAAGTAAAGGTTGTTGTGGATGATCAGTCATCAAAAGAATGTCTCAAGCAATTGAATCAG GAAATCACTTTGCTTAGTCATCTTTCACATCCAAACATTGTTCAATACTATGGAAGTGAACTG GGAGAGGAAACACTATCAGTGTACTTGGAATATGTCTCGGGTGGTTCCATACACAAATTACTTCAAGAATATGGTCCTTTCAGAGAGCCTGTAATTCAAAATTACACAAGGCAAGTCCTCTGTGGGCTTGCCTATTTGCATGGAAGAAATACAGTTCACAG GGATATAAAAGGtgccaacatattagtagacccTAATGGTGAAATCAAGCTTGCAGATTTTGGCATGGCAAAACAT ATAACAAATTGTACTTCGATGCTTTCTTTCAAAGGAAGTCCATATTGGATGGCTCCCGAG GTTGTAATGAATACAAATGGCTACAATCTTGCAGTGGATATATGGAGTTTAGGATGTACAATTCTTGAAATGGCAACATCAAAGCCTCCATGGGGCCAATATGAAGGG gTGGCAGCTATATTTAAGATTGGAAATAGCAAAGATATGCCGGAAATTCCTGATCATCTTTCAAACGATGCAAAATCTTTTATAAAACAATGCCTACAACGGGACCCGTGTTTACGACCCCCCGCCTCAAAACTTTTGGATCATCCTTTTGTAAGGGACCAAGCTACATCAAGAGTAGCCAATGTCAACTTAACCAAGGAAGCATTTCCTTTCACCTTTGATGGAAGTCGTACACCG ACGGCTTCGGAAATGCACTCAAACCGAACAATCATGAATTCGTTTGATGGGCATGTAGGGACAACATCTAGAGGCGCAATGTTGAGTCCAAG GAGAAATACGAGAATGAACACTTCGTTGCCAGTATCACCGACTTCAAGCCCATTAAGACAATATGGATCTCCATACAAGAGTTGTTATGTATCACCCCCTCATCCATCTTATACAACCATTCGTCAAAATAATAGTAATTACAACAATTTTAACGACATCTTAGCTGTCCAATCAAGACCCAATGCCAAAACCACATGGTATGAAACCCAAACCCCTCAACCTAAACCCCAAACACCCACTAGATCCCCAAGATCACGCCTCATTTGA